aaacaaactgaccCTTCCTGTGTGTAAGTCAGTATAATACCCATTAGTGACAAAACTCAGATATCGTCCCTATACTGTCAATTTCTCGGTCTGTTGGTCATGCTTCCCAGTACTGGATCTATGCATGTAAAGCAATGCTTTTATCATCAAATAGCATGAATTGGTGCTACAGGGGAAAAATAATGTAATCAATGGTAGTTCTTACAAGAGATTATAGTCCAGCTTCGAGTGCTATGGTACAATGACAAAAAACAGCTGAAAATGTAGTATCAATGTATTAAAACATGCAGTTAAGACAGTAGCAGGTTAAGTAAGGAGAAAGGCAAATAggttttatgaagaaaaaaaatgtgaaatgctTAATTAGTAGGATGTAAAATTGTATGGAACTAAAGGTGAGACTTGCAAATTGTGTCACCTGCCACGCTCAAAGTCATGTCCCAGTCTTTCCCTACTAAGTGTATAGAGTCCTGCATCCAGTGCCCCTTTAATCTTAGTACGAAGCATGTAAAATAATGGAACTTGCTTAGCCTAAGTTCCTATCATTCTCACTTTATCTCTTTTatcataccataaaattcaaatCTTAATTTACTGAATGATGCTAAATACTTGTCAGTTGtctaattagaaaataatttatttccattGACAAGCAGGATCTTTTTGTCTGCtgataaaaatacagtaaaatgataaaagaacaaGATAACACTACACCAAAAGTCATGCTTTATTTCTGAGAGAGGGAATAGGACTAGGAGGCATACATGGGGAGCTTGTAAGGTATTAGAAATGTTCTGTTTCTTATGTTTCTTCTAAAGCTCTTATGTGCCCCTCCCCAATCCCACTCTCCCTTTTATATgccctatatattttatatactggcAAATATAACAGTACATTTTTaatagatgaagagaaaggaaaaagataaatgtgGTGGTAAAGCAGCATAAAAATGGTCCCTGAATCAGAATATGGCATGGAAGCATCACAAATATTTTCAGCAGAAGATGGAAGGGAGGCAAATAGGTTTAAATTAAGGTGAGCTTCAAATGGCAGACTAAAGAGGCAATTATGAAAAACAGAAAGTTCTTCAATGATTTATAGTAGCCAATTAAATACCAGAAATTTAAACCCTTTTAATTCTATCTATAGAATCTCATATATGGTCTGACCTCTCCATGCTCCCTGGCCTTGCTACCTGGCCCTGGACAAtgctgtgcgtgctaagtcgcttcagttgtgttcaactccttgcgaccctatgaactgtatgtagcccaccaggctcctctgtccatgggattctccaggcaagaatactggagtgggttgccatgccctcctccaaggggatcttcccgacccagggatcgaacctgtgtctcttatgtctcctgcacttgcaggcaggttctttaccactagcaccacctgggaagcccctggacataacaattttcttgttttcattccacttgatttcacacacCCTGGCAGGTCTCACCCAGACTCCACTGAACCTTTTGTTGTGTACCCTTTCCTGTTCCTTCATACCTTTGTTCATGTTGTTCTCAGGCTAAAGTGTTCCTCCTCCTGCATACACCCAATTCATTCACTTAGTATTTTGTACTATGTACTGAGCTCAGTTCTGGATTTTGGAATACAGGAATGAAATGACCACTGTCATTACTGAACTTCTGTTTAGGGGGAGAGAAACAGGTATTAATAAATCAACTATTGCAGATAGTTTTGCCAAGAAGCAAAAATAGGGTAGGTAATGTGACACTTAAGAGTTGGTGGTGCTACTTTTAAACAGGATGGTCAGGAAAGTCCTGAGATGACATATGAACTGAGATTTAAATTACATGAAGTCCCCTGTGCCATTAGGGAAGCTTTGGGAATGTTTAGATATCAGCTAATGCCTTCCTCTAGGGCTctgataaattcatttttatgtagtTCGTGGTACTTAGTATTTCTACTTCATCATTATTTCTGTGAATGCTTGACTATAATCTTGAGGAAAAAATTCTACCTTATATTCCCCCAAAATATGGAACAACATCAGGCATTTTCCAAGCATGAAGCAATTGGGTCAAATACTCTCAAGctatagattttaattttaaaattttgtacctAAAACATGCTGAATATTAAACACTATAAGCAGAGACTAGGAGAATAATCTACTGTGCAAACCAAAATGCAAGGAGTCTGCTATCAGCAATGTATTCTACAAGGGAAGATAACAGTATCAGAAGAATAGTTACTGAACATGTTGTCTATGATTAGGGCTAGAGATAATGACAgaattttttctccttaaaaaaaaaaaaaaaagcagacgtAGATAAGTCTCCCAGTCAAGTATTAAACTTTATTCTACTACTAACCTGAATCGTTTGAGATGGAGTCTGAGAACCTGAGGTAGGTGGCAAATCATAAGCTGTTTTTGTGCTTCTGTGAGTAGAACTGGTTTTGAGGAAAACCTTCTACGTTTTGCTATGATATCAAAGACAGAATGAGATGCAAATTTAAGGATACAATGAAATGCTTGAGTAAACTCAAAATAATCCAAGCTTGTATTATCCATTAAACATCTACTGAGTTATAGGCATTATATAGGGCTAAATATAAAGGCATGGCCTTGCTCAAGACACTCACAATCatgtaaaagaaagcaaaaatgaagtcgctcagtcatatccaactctttgtgaccccatggactgtagcccccatggacaggtcctctgtccatgggattctccaggcaagaatactggagtgggttgccatttccttctccagggggtcatcccgacccaggaatcaaactcaggtctcccacactgcaggcagactctttaccatctgaaacaccgGGGAATCCCACAATCATGTAAACCACACACCAAAACTTATGAGCTAGTCAAGGCAGACAGGTAAacaagtacagttgacccttgaacaacaaagGCTTGGACTACATGGGTCCACTAACATgcagatttttagttttttaaatcacagttgaCACAGTTGACTGTATGTTTCGCACACACAGATTCAACGAACCATGGATTGGGTTGGTTCAATCTGTAGATGTGAAATCTTCAGGGATGGTTTGGCAGATTGGCAGATTTTAGGATAACCGGGTGTGCCTAGAACCAATCCCCCACATACACTGTACACGATTTAATGTGGTCCTAAAATAAGGCAACAGAAAGATATAGtgctataatatttttaaatggatttggTTATGCCAACTAAAAGGAAAATTACTCCCTAAACACATACTTTAATATACTCTTACCAAAGTTTAATCAATCATGGTCAGTTTACTTCTTGAGGCTAATCAGGATCCCATGAACATGGAACCTTCCTGCCCAGAGCACCCCTCCCCGCTTCCTGGAGATCCAACCCAGCACCGCCTGAGAAAGCAAGCCTTGATTAGCTGAGATCTCCCTCAGTGTCTTGCTATTCTAGTACCAGATCTCAAACAAGGGGAACTGAGGATTCTTTTTACCCCCTACTATCTCTAGAGGTCGTCCTATGGACCTTGTGCTGCAGCTTCTCTCTAGGCCATTGCCTACCAAAGTTTGCTCCTGATGTCCAGGAGTTATCCTTCAACTTGTACATCAACCACAACTCCAGCCACAGGAGAAGCTGCTTCTTATAGGAAGTGGAATCAGTCCACCATGAGGCTGTCCTCTAACCCAACTCCTCTTTCCACCAGAAGTCTTTCCTCCAGGTCTATGCTCTGGAGATCCAGGTATCAGACTGTTGCAGGATCTTAGGGACTTAACTTTGGGTTGTCTCCCAGAATATATGGTACAAGTATAGCTAGACAAAGCATGTTAACTCcttgaattatagttttaaacATTTGCCATTATAGATTAAATTCAAGCAGCTCTTTTAGGCCTTTATTTGGTGGACCCAGCAGatataaatatgttataattttctgcatttattttcatatctttctACTCCCAGATTTGGTGAAGAAAACATCTAGGACCGTTCACATTtatgttcaagaaaataaacactaTACACACTTTATCAATAAAGGCTTATTTTCTTCTAATCTTATAAATATTAGGCTCTTCTTTACAACAGATTTCATAATAGGCAGCACTCAGAAGACAATGTTGGTATAAGTTGTTTTGGAACATCATCAACTTATATGCCATTCTTTCAATGCTGGAACAGCCACTGTTTCTTTTATGTTACCTTAGGAGTTTATTATCtaaccccctgctgctgctaagttgcttcagtcgtgtccgactctgtgcaaccccatagacggcagcccaccaggccccgccatccctggggttctccaggcaagaacactggagtgggttgccatttcttcctccaatgcatgaaagtgaaaagtgaaagtaaagtcgctcagtcgcgtccgactcttagcgaccccatagactgcagcccaccaggctcctctgtccatgggatattccaggcaagagtactggagtggggtgccattgccttctccctctaacCCCCTAGAGTCTAGAGTCATTTTTTTTCAGACATGGAGATTAAGGAGAATATCTGCAAATATAtagtataaacatttaaaatgccaTGTACTACACATTGATAAAGAAACCGGAAGAAGATGTAGCAGATCTGATGTGGTTTTATCTACCATTTCTCTGGAGGAGGATGCTTCTGTTTAATTGAAATGGCTGTTTCATCCCCCAGTGCTGGGTTCCTATGCTCACTTTCATTAGAGAGCTTATCACAGTAGACCTTGTCTATCTGTTTTCTCCATTAGGTATGTGAGCATCTTGAAAGTGTCTTTCCTCTTTCCACAATGACTAGAACAATGACTAATTATAGAAGAGGCAGTCAATGGATGGTTTTTtaataaatctttgtttttatgaAACCAATGTCCATCACAGCAGTCCAGCAATGTatattatttcctattttataagtatgtatacacacacatatacatatgttatcTATGTATCAATGTTTTGATGTGCACCAAAAAGACTCATAAAGCAATCATTTCATTCAGTACTAAATACCTTTTACTATTCCCCTTCACTactttattctgctgctgctgctgctaagttgcttcagtcgtgtccaactcttcacgaccccatggactgcagcctaccaggctcctccgtccgtgggattttccaggcaagagtactggagtggggtgccatcgccttctctggctTTATTCTACTCACatattaaattttatcttatgAATCCTTTCTACAACTTACTATaggatcaaaaatattttaatgtcatcAATAAGGCAAAACACACATGTAGTTCACAaacatcaattaaaaagaaatatgtagcCCAAGTTTCTTTTGATAAACAGTTTATTTCTATACCTGCTACTTACGGAATTTCTTCCAGTTTCCCCTCATTGGTGTTTCTCTTTGCTAACcttagaaaaacaaagagaatataCAGCCTCTACTTACAATTACACTGGTCACACACGTAGATTTTTCCTTCTAAAGCTTCGGTTTCTGTGAACTTAGCCAACATTTCAGTAACCAGACACGGCTGGGAAGCACTATCTTTTCCACTGCATTGGTATCTTTCTGGGAATTCCAGTGACAAGTCCCAGAAAGGTTCTATGGTATTTGACTTGCTGTCACATGCAAGACATGTAAcctgcaaataaaaatattagtttcTCAGATTACAATCCTTCTGTCAAAATATTTACTCCTTTCACTAGAAGTCATTACCTGTAAATAagcttttcttctgaaaatgtaCTATCAGAATTCTGAATGATCtgctttatattattttcagggaATAATGTTTTTCTTCCATAAATACACTATGCATTGATGGGCTTTAACTATGAGGCATTCAAAAAGCtctaagggcttttttttttgtttgtttgtttttgtttttgtttttttttgttttgacaataatctcttatttttttaataaagagaaactGCTGGAAGGAGGGAAGAGTAAGGAAGAATGAGCCCCGAATTAATATTTGTAGGGAGAGAGATGCATAAGCAGATCAAGAATAGCTTATGAGTCAGATCAATTGATGTGTTGCGTTTGTAAGATGCTTTTACATTGAATCTGAAAAGATGTTTCGAGTTGCAATAGATGTTGGCTGGAAACAGAGTTGCTGCAAATAGTGCCATGAGAAGGTGGGATCTCCTCGCTCCAAGGGCACACAGAGAATCAGGCTGAGTTTTGCCTTATTAAGAAAATCCCTAGCCTTGATGCATGGCTGGGCCAGGATTATTAATCAGAATGTAAGGGCTTTTTTTAACTAAGTTCAGTCAAGTCtgaatttagttaaaaaaaacaaacaaacaaactatggGCTCACTTAATTAGATacacactgtgtgtatatatatgtgtgtgtgtgtgtctatacatataatatatatttatatacatttaatgtGCTTAGATTATTAGACTTGAGTTTCTTTGCCCTTTTCCTTTCTCATCTTTCACTGATGGGTTTTCTCTTCCCAAATCCCCATAACTTCTTAACCATAATGCAAGTAAAATGCtattagtatatttttatatgcaaatttaaaaatatagcataCTTTTATATTAGTACATTAGCATATACAGATTTTGAAGCCCTACCAACTAATAATTTCAAAagatagtatatataaaatacatataaatatttctacTTAAAGCAAACAGCACTACATTAAAATCCTAATCAAAATATAGGAACCTCAAAGAACAGGAGGCCTTTCTGACATAGGAAATATAGTaactggaaaaggaaagaataactTTGGTAAAGCATTCAGCAGGATTTAATGCCAACACTGCCCATAACTGAAGACAGACTTTAAAGATCTAATAATCCACATGATATGAAATACTACTAAACTCTTTCACAAAAGCTATATTCCTGGAacacacaacaaaataaaaaagccaattgtaatttacattttaaattaaatacactgacacaaagaaaagaagaataccCCTAGTGTTAATAGTTTGGGGACTCACTAGGACCAAGGTTTGACCTTTTGAGAACAGTTTCTTGAATATGGCAGGTTAAAAAAGCCATTCCAGCAACCAACCTCTGAATCTTCTGAAATGACCAATTTTCTAAGTATTTATTACACATTAGAAAGGAAGAGAGCAAAGTGCTGGTATAAcaacttttattaaatttaaaattcatccataaaggaaaaaaacaagtacATACACTCTCACATTGTTCAAAACATGAAATGGTAACTTTTTGGAAAGGAATCTGCAACCACATATCAAAAGTACTACCCTTTGACAAAGTAATTCCTCTGTCTTAAGGAAATCATTAGAAAAACTGTAGTGATTGATCGTGACATTATAAtaatggaaaaattggaaatagttTAGAAGTCAACAATAGgggaatggttaaaaaaaattatggtataTACATTTGCTGGACACTGAAATGTGGAAAAAATGACCAAATATTTTAATGACTATGAAAAAtccttaattattaaataaagtggaaaaagaagCAGGTAAATTCAACATGACCATATAATTAgggcaaaaatatatataaatattcagaaaaaaaccagaaggaaatataccaaaataGTCATAGTTTTATGTGTGGGTTGTGTGGAGTTCTGGGACTAAtgtatgattttcttcttttcttctacaCAGATTTACTGTACTATATAGGTTTTCCATATGGTATATATCACTATATTTATAATtgtgtattttaaacttttgcataaaaagttaaaaatgacagAGAAAGATGATAGGAAAATAATATTGCATGCAACCCCCAAAACCACAACTCATATTTGCTAAGTCACACAATGTAGAATCTAGACAATTCTGAAACATGAAGTGAAATAAACTTCATAGAAATATATAAACTATTCAACTGAATATGTGTATAGTGACTCAACTGCCtcagttaaaaaataacaacacacacattttttaaagttctatgcTCTAGAAAAGTAGAGAGCTGATGTCTAGTAATGTCCCAAGAGTCTACTCATTCTAGAGAATCATTAGATGGAAGATTCTGGTTCTGTGACTGTCACAAAGGGAAATTTTTACAGctgtaattaaaataaaggaaaaccatTGAGgatctttctaaataaaacaacATCTATTTACCTTAAAACTTCCCTATCTACCCGTTCAAGTTTTCAGTCCTTGCTCCCTTTGGTTTTATAGGAAATCTTCTAGGGCTACTTTCTTGGTTCCTGAAACTACTCAAGTGTGCACTGAAACCATTCCTGGTACAAAAGTATCTCCAAATCTGTTCCTTGTGTAATTAAACTCCTCATCTCAACCCTCAGAGAATGAAAGCAATATTATTAACCTAAGAAGCTCTGTTTCCTaattcctgccccacccccatcatAAAGCTTTAATACCACTTCATGAAGGTGAAACAACAGTTGGAGTGAACTGACGTCTTCATACATACTTGTAAAAGTGATCTAATGTGACCTGAGAACAGTACTAACGCTAACCTATTAGCTATACAGAGCATATGCATTTTTTAGGCTTCACTTTATGAATTCCCCAAGATGAcaataagactttttaaaaatccataccTGACTAAGAAGCTGTCCATGAAAAATGTTATTCACAACATTCAGAACCTGCTTGATAAGTTTCCTTTGAGAAGTAGGGATAAGAGCTGGTGACCTGGTCCCAGTTGTCTCTAGTTCATGTTGTATTTTATCCAAAAGCTCACAAAGAAATTCCTGAGCATCTTGTTGGCCATAACCACGAAAAGCAGGAATTAATCTCCATACTGAGTGTAGCATAGCAAACGGTGAGACCAAGGCCCACTTTCCAGACCACATGACTTGGAACAAAGTATGCAATTCATGACAAAGAGAAATGTATTGTGAACTTGGCTCCCTTGGCTGAATAAGTTCCATCTTGCTACTCGTTGGTGCTCCGCCACTTAGTCCTGATGATAAACTTGGATATCTGAAGCACACAGAGTAGGGCTCTTTTTCttgacattcattcatttgatacACTGTATCTGTAACTGGAGGATGCTTATAAGATGATCTTGTTTTATCACTAGCTGTCACAGCCAGCCATTGGTTCAgatcaagttttaaaaaacattggcgaaaaataagtaaatgactCAATACTTGGAGAACAGAATTCATATAGCAAGTATTTCCCAAATTTCTCAGTCCTGTTACACCAGGAGTTACTGTTGGCCTTTGTTTAACAGAGGAGTCACTAGCTTTTTTCAATCTTACATCTTCTGAGGTAGATACTACTTTATCTTTTGCTGGCAGTGCTGAGGTTTGCAGCTGTACAGGAACTATTTCTACTGTGGTGGACTGAGCTAGAGCTTGTAAACGTAAACTCTTTCTGGGAGGCATACTTTCCAATTCTGCTTTAGCTTGATGTTCTAATAGTTCTTGTCgtcttttcttctcctctctttttGCTAACTTCTCCTGAAATTGTTCTTGCCTTTTTCTTCCAATGGGTGACTGCTCAAACCAAGTTCGAAAGATTTTACCCATGAGTATCCTTCTCCTGTGCCAAAGAGCAGTATACATTTGATCTTCATGTTGAAGCAGAGATTGGGTGCCATCATGTAAGAAATAGGAATCATCACTTGTACCCATAGACCGTAAAACCCTTCCACTACGAGTGGTACAGTGataattttgatttttgattGCACTTAATGTACTTCGTAGTAACTTTAGGTCTCCAGTTGCATTATCATTAAGAACATAATCATCACAAAGGTAACAAAAAACATACATCTCATTCACCTCCAATGCAACAGGATGACTGCTTTCTTGAAAGTGCCCGAGTGCATGTTCTTCGATATATCTTCCACAGGCAACATGAGAACAGCTAAGGCAAGCCCAAATCGACTCAGTTGTATTGCAGTCCACACAATGCCATTTCTGCGGGTTGAGGATGGAATGGTCCTGAGCAAGCCGCAACTGCCCAATGTGTTGGCACTTATCCATTGTTAGCATTTATTTAGTCTAGCTGAGGAATACATAATCCAAACAACTCTCTGTTGACAACACTTGAAGCATCTGAAAACTAAGAACAAtgtcaatttttaataaaagaaaaacaaaaagccaatatttttctttttacaaggTATTTTTccaggaattattttatttttccaggaataattttgttaatttgctCTCACTGGTCCTAATATCTGGGCTGCCTGTCATAATACCAAAGGCAA
Above is a genomic segment from Bos indicus isolate NIAB-ARS_2022 breed Sahiwal x Tharparkar chromosome 5, NIAB-ARS_B.indTharparkar_mat_pri_1.0, whole genome shotgun sequence containing:
- the USP44 gene encoding ubiquitin carboxyl-terminal hydrolase 44, whose translation is MLTMDKCQHIGQLRLAQDHSILNPQKWHCVDCNTTESIWACLSCSHVACGRYIEEHALGHFQESSHPVALEVNEMYVFCYLCDDYVLNDNATGDLKLLRSTLSAIKNQNYHCTTRSGRVLRSMGTSDDSYFLHDGTQSLLQHEDQMYTALWHRRRILMGKIFRTWFEQSPIGRKRQEQFQEKLAKREEKKRRQELLEHQAKAELESMPPRKSLRLQALAQSTTVEIVPVQLQTSALPAKDKVVSTSEDVRLKKASDSSVKQRPTVTPGVTGLRNLGNTCYMNSVLQVLSHLLIFRQCFLKLDLNQWLAVTASDKTRSSYKHPPVTDTVYQMNECQEKEPYSVCFRYPSLSSGLSGGAPTSSKMELIQPREPSSQYISLCHELHTLFQVMWSGKWALVSPFAMLHSVWRLIPAFRGYGQQDAQEFLCELLDKIQHELETTGTRSPALIPTSQRKLIKQVLNVVNNIFHGQLLSQVTCLACDSKSNTIEPFWDLSLEFPERYQCSGKDSASQPCLVTEMLAKFTETEALEGKIYVCDQCNSKRRRFSSKPVLLTEAQKQLMICHLPQVLRLHLKRFRWSGRNNREKIGVHVGFEEILNMEPYCCRESLKSLRPECFLYDLSAVVMHHGKGFGSGHYTAYCYNSEGGFWVHCNDSKLSMCTMDEVCKAQAYILFYTQRVTENGHSKLLPPEFLSGSQHPSEEAETSSNEILS